The Salvelinus fontinalis isolate EN_2023a chromosome 31, ASM2944872v1, whole genome shotgun sequence genome has a window encoding:
- the LOC129830194 gene encoding E3 ubiquitin-protein ligase TRIM21-like isoform X2 translates to MASSNSLLSEEQFQCSICLDVFTDPVSIPCGHNFCMACIGVYWNAKGLCKCPMCKKAFERRPDLSVNTFISEMAAHVRKLAPADSTLTQHPAKPGEVACDVCTGRKFMALKSCLVCLASYCETHLEPHQRVASFKKHKLIDPVENLDDRVCEKHQRPLELFCRSDQTCLCQFCTETDHKFHKAVPIEEESGVRKSLLWETKGKVQRLIKERLQKVKQMEHSIALRKRGAEREIEDSVHVFTTLVRAIEKSQAEFIEVIEVKQKAAERHAEGLIKELEQEITELQRRLTELQKLSNTEDHLHVLQSSPSLCTLPRTKDWSEIRVHSGLCVGTLWRAVSQLEETLNEEVEKLSETELERMQQSAVDVTLDSDTANPKLILSEDGKQVKLGHSQKLFLDNPKRFDPVPCVLGNEGFSSGRFYFEVQVEGKTRWALGVARESINRKGNVRLSPVNGYWTVGLMNGDEYMAHAGPSIPLSLSEEPQKVGVFVDYEEGEVSFYDVEAGSHIYSFTVCTFTERLYPYLFTGINNDDKNSAPLIICPIMSVNQYEISPLDDTP, encoded by the coding sequence ATGGCTTCCTCCAACAGTCTCCTGTCTGAAGAGCAGTTCCAGTGCTCTATCTGTCTAGATGTGTTCACTGACCCAGTCTCCATCCCGTGTGGACACAACTTCTGCATGGCCTGTATCGGAGTGTACTGGAACGCTAAGGGCCTATGCAAGTGTCCAATGTGTAAAAAGGCTTTTGAACGGAGACCAGATCTCAGTGTCAATACTTTTATTTCTGAAATGGCTGCCCATGTCCGGAAGCTAGCTCCAGCTGACAGCACACTCACACAGCACCCCGCCAAGCCTGGAGAAGTGGCCTGCGATGTCTGCACTGGGAGGAAGTTCATGGCCTTGAAGTCGTGCCTGGTTTGTCTGGCTTCTTACTGTGAGACTCACCTAGAGCCTCATCAGAGAGTTGCTTCCTTCAAGAAACACAAGCTAATTGACCCTGTGGAGAACCTGGATGACAGGGTGTGTGAGAAGCACCAACGACCCCTGGAGTTGTTCTGTAGGAGCGACCAGACGTGTTTGTGTCAGTTCTGCACTGAGACAGACCACAAGTTCCACAaggctgtccccatagaggaAGAGAGTGGAGTGAGGAAGAGTCTGCTGTGGGAAACCAAGGGAAAAGTGCAGAGGTTGATCAAGGAGAGACTGCAGAAGGTGAAGCAGATGGAACACTCAATAGCACTCAGGAAGaggggtgcagagagagagatagaagatagCGTGCATGTCTTCACTACTCTGGTGCGCGCTATTGAGAAAAGCCAGGCTGAGTTCATTGAGGTGATTGAGGTGAAACAGAAAGCAGCAGAGAGGCATGCCGAAGGGCTCATCAAAGAGCTGGAGCAGGAAATTACTGAACTACAAAGGAGACTCACTGAGCTGCAGAAGCTGTCAAACACAGAGGACCACCTCCACGTCCTCCAGAGCTCCCCATCGCTTTGCACCCTTCCACGCACCAAGGACTGGTCTGAGATCAGGGTTCACAGCGGTTTGTGTGTCGGGACCCTTTGGAGAGCTGTGTCTCAACTGGAGGAGACACTTAATGAAGAGGTGGAGAAGTTGTCTGAGACCGAGCTGGAGAGAATGCAGCAGTCAGCTGTGGATGTGACTCTGGACTCAGATACGGCAAATCCCAAACTCATTTTGTCTGAGGATGGGAAACAGGTGAAGCTAGGACACAGTCAAAAGCTCTTCCTTGACAACCCAAAGAGGTTTGATCCTGTACCCTGTGTACTAGGAAATGAAGGCTTCTCCTCTGGGAGATTTTACTTTGAGGTGCAGGTGGAGGGGAAGACTAGGTGGGCTTTGGGAGTGGCCAGAGAGTCCATCAACAGGAAGGGGAATGTACGGCTCAGTCCTGTGAATGGATACTGGACTGTGGGGCTGATGAATGGGGATGAGTACATGGCTCACGCTGGGCccagtatccctctctctctgtcagaggagCCTCAGAAGGTGGGGGTGTTTGTGGATTATGAGGAGGGGGAGGTCTCCTTTTATGATGTGGAGGCCGGGTCTCATATCTATTCTTTCACCGTCTGCACCTTCACTGAGAGACTCTACCCATACCTCTTTACAGGCATAAATAATGATGATAAAAACTCTGCCCCATTGATCATTTGTCCGATCATGTCAGTCAATCAGTATGAGATTTCACCTCTCGATGATACACCTTAG
- the LOC129830194 gene encoding E3 ubiquitin-protein ligase TRIM39-like isoform X1 yields the protein MHLKDRGDGRLFTTLMSMASSNSLLSEEQFQCSICLDVFTDPVSIPCGHNFCMACIGVYWNAKGLCKCPMCKKAFERRPDLSVNTFISEMAAHVRKLAPADSTLTQHPAKPGEVACDVCTGRKFMALKSCLVCLASYCETHLEPHQRVASFKKHKLIDPVENLDDRVCEKHQRPLELFCRSDQTCLCQFCTETDHKFHKAVPIEEESGVRKSLLWETKGKVQRLIKERLQKVKQMEHSIALRKRGAEREIEDSVHVFTTLVRAIEKSQAEFIEVIEVKQKAAERHAEGLIKELEQEITELQRRLTELQKLSNTEDHLHVLQSSPSLCTLPRTKDWSEIRVHSGLCVGTLWRAVSQLEETLNEEVEKLSETELERMQQSAVDVTLDSDTANPKLILSEDGKQVKLGHSQKLFLDNPKRFDPVPCVLGNEGFSSGRFYFEVQVEGKTRWALGVARESINRKGNVRLSPVNGYWTVGLMNGDEYMAHAGPSIPLSLSEEPQKVGVFVDYEEGEVSFYDVEAGSHIYSFTVCTFTERLYPYLFTGINNDDKNSAPLIICPIMSVNQYEISPLDDTP from the exons ATGCACTTGAAAGACCGCGGGGATGGGCGTTTATTTACCACGCTTATGT CTATGGCTTCCTCCAACAGTCTCCTGTCTGAAGAGCAGTTCCAGTGCTCTATCTGTCTAGATGTGTTCACTGACCCAGTCTCCATCCCGTGTGGACACAACTTCTGCATGGCCTGTATCGGAGTGTACTGGAACGCTAAGGGCCTATGCAAGTGTCCAATGTGTAAAAAGGCTTTTGAACGGAGACCAGATCTCAGTGTCAATACTTTTATTTCTGAAATGGCTGCCCATGTCCGGAAGCTAGCTCCAGCTGACAGCACACTCACACAGCACCCCGCCAAGCCTGGAGAAGTGGCCTGCGATGTCTGCACTGGGAGGAAGTTCATGGCCTTGAAGTCGTGCCTGGTTTGTCTGGCTTCTTACTGTGAGACTCACCTAGAGCCTCATCAGAGAGTTGCTTCCTTCAAGAAACACAAGCTAATTGACCCTGTGGAGAACCTGGATGACAGGGTGTGTGAGAAGCACCAACGACCCCTGGAGTTGTTCTGTAGGAGCGACCAGACGTGTTTGTGTCAGTTCTGCACTGAGACAGACCACAAGTTCCACAaggctgtccccatagaggaAGAGAGTGGAGTGAGGAAGAGTCTGCTGTGGGAAACCAAGGGAAAAGTGCAGAGGTTGATCAAGGAGAGACTGCAGAAGGTGAAGCAGATGGAACACTCAATAGCACTCAGGAAGaggggtgcagagagagagatagaagatagCGTGCATGTCTTCACTACTCTGGTGCGCGCTATTGAGAAAAGCCAGGCTGAGTTCATTGAGGTGATTGAGGTGAAACAGAAAGCAGCAGAGAGGCATGCCGAAGGGCTCATCAAAGAGCTGGAGCAGGAAATTACTGAACTACAAAGGAGACTCACTGAGCTGCAGAAGCTGTCAAACACAGAGGACCACCTCCACGTCCTCCAGAGCTCCCCATCGCTTTGCACCCTTCCACGCACCAAGGACTGGTCTGAGATCAGGGTTCACAGCGGTTTGTGTGTCGGGACCCTTTGGAGAGCTGTGTCTCAACTGGAGGAGACACTTAATGAAGAGGTGGAGAAGTTGTCTGAGACCGAGCTGGAGAGAATGCAGCAGTCAGCTGTGGATGTGACTCTGGACTCAGATACGGCAAATCCCAAACTCATTTTGTCTGAGGATGGGAAACAGGTGAAGCTAGGACACAGTCAAAAGCTCTTCCTTGACAACCCAAAGAGGTTTGATCCTGTACCCTGTGTACTAGGAAATGAAGGCTTCTCCTCTGGGAGATTTTACTTTGAGGTGCAGGTGGAGGGGAAGACTAGGTGGGCTTTGGGAGTGGCCAGAGAGTCCATCAACAGGAAGGGGAATGTACGGCTCAGTCCTGTGAATGGATACTGGACTGTGGGGCTGATGAATGGGGATGAGTACATGGCTCACGCTGGGCccagtatccctctctctctgtcagaggagCCTCAGAAGGTGGGGGTGTTTGTGGATTATGAGGAGGGGGAGGTCTCCTTTTATGATGTGGAGGCCGGGTCTCATATCTATTCTTTCACCGTCTGCACCTTCACTGAGAGACTCTACCCATACCTCTTTACAGGCATAAATAATGATGATAAAAACTCTGCCCCATTGATCATTTGTCCGATCATGTCAGTCAATCAGTATGAGATTTCACCTCTCGATGATACACCTTAG
- the LOC129830193 gene encoding potassium voltage-gated channel subfamily KQT member 2-like isoform X6: MVQKNVNGGVYPTQAGEKKHKVGFVGLDPGAPESSRDGAQLIAGSESTKRTSILCRRRSSAIRGGRTPKKNPSYRKLQNFLYNALERPRGWAFIYHAYVFLLVFSCLILSVFATINEFKNSSETALYILEIVTIVVFGVEYIVRIWAAGCCCRYRGWRGRLKFARKPFCVIDIMVLIASVSVLAAGSQGNVFATSAIRSLRFLQILRMLRMDRRGGTWKLLGSVVYAHSKELITAWYIGFLCLILASFLVYSVEKDDNDMFETYADALWWGLITLTTIGYGDKFPKTWNGRLLAAMFSMIGVAFFALPAGILGSGFALKVQEQHRQKHFEKRRQPAAGLIQNAWRFYATNLARTDLLSTWDFYEENVSLPMYRLIPPLNQLDLLRNLKAKSFSRKDSQTEASPSIDHAHKDDMLCGCCPRTYRYCCTDTNICTASI, encoded by the exons ATGGTGCAGAAAAATGTTAACGGCGGGGTTTACCCAACTCAAGCCGGAGAGAAGAAGCACAAAGTCGGCTTTGTCGGATTGGACCCCGGGGCTCCCGAATCTAGCAGAGACGGGGCGCAGCTGATTGCGGGCTCGGAAAGCACAAAGCGGACCAGTATCCTATGCAGACGGAGGTCCAGTGCCATAAGAGGTGGGAGAACGCCGAAGAAAAACCCCAGCTATAGGAAACTACAGAATTTTCTATATAATGCACTTGAAAGACCGCGGGGATGGGCGTTTATTTACCACGCTTATGT cttCCTGTTGGTGTTTTCCTGTCTCATCCTCTCTGTTTTCGCTACCATCAACGAGTTCAAGAACAGCTCTGAGACTGCCTTGTACATTTTG GAAATAGTGACCATCGTGGTGTTTGGAGTTGAGTACATCGTGAGGATATGGGCCGCGGGCTGCTGCTGTCGCTACAGAGGATGGAGGGGAAGGCTGAAATTCGCCCGCAAGCCTTTCTGTGTTATCG ACATCATGGTCTTGATAGCATCTGTGTCGGTGCTGGCTGCTGGCTCCCAGGGAAATGTCTTCGCCACCTCTGCCATCCGCAGTCTCCGCTTCTTGCAGATCCTCCGCATGCTGCGGATGGACCGGCGCGGGGGCACCTGGAAACTTCTAGGATCCGTGGTCTATGCCCACAGCAAG GAACTTATCACTGCTTGGTACATAGGCTTTCTCTGTCTCATCCTGGCTAGTTTCCTGGTGTACTCGGTCGAGAAAGATGACAACGACATGTTTGAGACCTATGCTGATGCCCTGTGGTGGGGGCTG ATCACCCTGACTACCATAGGCTATGGGGATAAGTTCCCAAAGACCTGGAATGGACGTCTGCTGGCTGCAATGTTCAGTATGATAGGAGTGGCTTTCTTTGCGCTCCCAGCT ggTATCCTGGGGTCTGGTTTTGCTCTGAAGGTCCAGGAGCAGCACAGACAGAAGCATTTTGAGAAGCGACGCCAACCTGCTGCTGGTCTGATACAG AATGCTTGGCGATTTTATGCTACGAATCTCGCTCGGACTGATCTGCTGTCGACGTGGGATTTTTATGAGGAGAACGTTTCTCTCCCAATGTACAG ACTCATACCCCCCCTCAATCAACTGGACCTCCTGAGGAATCTGAAGGCCAAATCCTTCAGCAG GAAGGACTCTCAGACAGAAGCCTCCCCCAG TATTGACCATGCACACAAAGACGACATGCTTTGTGGGTGCTGCCCGAGAACCTATAGGTACTGTTGCACAGATACTAACATCTGCACTGCAAGTATTTAA